From Mastacembelus armatus chromosome 9, fMasArm1.2, whole genome shotgun sequence:
CATTTACTTGTTCTTTCTTCATGTGCTTGGTTCCTGTTTTCAGCTCGTCCATGTCCTGAACATGATGTCTGCAAAGATCCTGACATATTCGGTCTCAGATGGTGAGACTGTAGCTGACCTTCAGCTGAGAATAGAAAAAGACACCAACATCCCTGCAGCCAATCAAGAGCTGCTGCTAGAGGCAGGATTAGCCTTGGAGCCTAATGGACTGGCCACACAGTGCGCCATAGATTACACAGTAATATCTAACATAACATAATCTATGCACAATACTTTCACAGAATattcagcagcacagtgtgatAATCCACTGGGTCATAGTGTTATTGTGACCTTCATTTGTAGGAGATAGATGGGCGACGGACGGATTTGCCTCTGGTCTTCCTTTTTGATCGCTCCTCCTGCAGTTATGAGCCCCAGTTTGCTCCTCGCGTTCTACCTGAAAACATCCGTTTCGTCCGTGAGtacaaagatatatatatatatatatatatatataaaagtatgcaatatatattttgtgttttgtcatgatttatttattgtttttcttatgtCAGTTAATTCAGTTGAATGTGCTTTAATTGCTGTGAACTCTGAAACCTTTAAAACCCAGTGAGAAGCTAATGTTCTCCTTgagttaatacatttaaaataactagCATCCTTTGCTTTTATCCgattctgtctctttgtctgtccCTTTATTTCTCATAGAAAATGACCCTAAGCACCTCCTGCCTTACAGTCCTCTGAGGAGGACTTGTGGCCAAGCGTGGCACACCATCCGCTCCCTGAAGGAAGACTGGCAAAGACTTCAGCAGGGGCAGAAAGCTGCTATGTaggacatacacaaacacacaacatactgcacacacatgTATTAACAGTTtgattaaacacacatttcttcttctgtcagcATGAGCCTGCTGAGACACAACTCCTCACTGTCCAAACAGAAGAATGAAATGGTGTCCATGCACCAGAGACTCGTGGCCAAGCTGGACTTCTTCACAACCAGCCTTCACATAGACATGGACAAATATCAGGAGCAGACGTCCACTGGGATCGGTACTATGTTAGAAATGTTATAAAACATCATGTTGGTAGATAGTGAATACTGCCAAAACCTCATTTACCCTGTTTTTTAACCGTGCCGTCTTAAATTGGTGTCTTCTGTATTTTCCCCCCACACAAGAAGTGAACTTGAATGTCTGAATGTCTGGTTTGACTCTCACTAATGTTAAGCTTGTCACTTTTTCTAGCATCAGAGAAACTGCTGGGTGTGTGGAGGGAGATGGAGCAAACTGCTGTTAGCTGTGGTCAGGTAGATTtgagtgtgtttctctgtgtgtgtgtgtgtgtggaaagaatATTGACGTGTGCTTCAGAAAAGACTAAACCCATGTGTGGGTGTTTAGGCGAAGGTGAGTGAACTGGAGGAAGAGatgatgcagctgcagcaggataTAGTGGATGTGCAGAGGCAGCCGTGGAGGAGTGGAGAGGCCCTGGACACACTGTAAGTCTGAGCCAAGctaaactgtaaaaacaacataaacagtGTGATCTTAGACTctgctcttttctcctctttgatCCTTAGTGAAGGAAAAGCCATGGAGCTGTTCCGCAAACTCAGAGAGAAACCCAGAGGTTTGGATTTTTCATGCATCTGTTCACTTTTTACTTAACAATCGTTATGGTGTCTTCATGTGAAAATAAACCTGCTTTTTATCTTCTGCTGGCTTTCTTTTTCCCCTGCCCAGACCAAAGATGTTCAGGGGACAGTCAGGAGGTGGTGCGTCTCGTGGTTCAGGCTGTGCAGTTCTATGAGAGGAAGCTCCGGGACTTTTATACACATCTCAGGTACTTGCACAGAAATTAGTCAATGCAGAACGTCACTATGTTTGGGAAAATGTGGTTTGGAGCACTGAGTGAATTTGGGGAAGCTGTGTCATTGACCTGTATAAATCCCATTTGGAAGTTGCCATctttatataaacataaatgtatGCCAGAAATACTAAAACTTAAGGTCCAGTAAATGGTTTGAAGAGCAAAGTTAGGGCCAGTTTTCATGCAGACCTACTGTATCAGAACTTAACAGATTGGATACTAATTACTTTCGTAATGACAAATGCctgatttaatatttgtatatgAGTATTAAATATACCTATATTTAATTAAAGGACACATTTGGTTGAACAGTTTGTTCAGCTTTCTATTAATCCCAAAAACTGATACCCAACCCTATCTGACTGCCAATCTGCACCAAGACCCAGTAATGAAAGGTTCTGCAGAGCCACATGCTCTAGGGGTTTTGAGATAAACAGAAAGTCACAAAAAAAGAACTATGAGGGTGAAACAGGCCACtttcacaacagaaaaagaagcacaGGTGCAAATAATAGTCAAAGTGGCTGcattattgttactgttctgTACTGGTATTACAAAGACCCTTAACTGAGGTGGAACAAGGTTATTAGCTCTGAGAGTGCTTTTTGTCTAATGACAACTCAAATATCTGCCTGTTCtaaaagagaaacaggagagtGATGCTTTTGTCTGGTATGTAGACACCCACACTGCCCTGAGGGGCCTGATCAACCAGTGTTGGaggcagtgaaaacaaatgtgctgGTGACCTATTAACATTTACAGCTAAAATCTGATGGATACGTGtaatgtgacaaatatgcaCCATTTAATCAAGTGCATGGAGACATTTTTAACTGCTGATGGCTCATTATAAAGagttaaaaagtcattttattaatgaaagtttttcatttggtattatatattatatcacATAACACCTTGTTAATGAATGACTTGGGGTTTAAATAATCCATTCCAAAAGACACTCCCTTTCATAACATGGCAGCTTATTAGTTATCTGCAACAATTAATCGCTGATTCATTAAACCTAACATCCTACCAGTCCTACACTTTCTTACATATAAGTAGAGAATATCCAGTGGCAGCACAATGTGTTGTTAAGATTTCTCCCTTTGTTGCACCACACTTTATTGTgtgtagtaagacagcagtgtGTCGTCAGCGTGTGATGGAGCTGCTGCCGAAGGTGGAGGGCGTGGTCCAGAGGATGGCTGAGAGCGAACAAGTCCTGATGAGTCTGCAGGAGAAACGACAGAGGGAGCTGTGGAACCTGCTCAAAGTCGCTTGTGTGAGGACGTGAActactcacaaacacaaaatgctttCCCACCATCTAGGGAAGCCTGTTAATTGGACATAATTGTACATTATAATATGAAAGGACGCAggttatatttatgttttagcacctgtgtatgtttcattttaaatatcagCTCTACTGTTGAATAGTCTTGATGCCAAAATGCAAAATCCTAAAACtcaataaaaatagaaacataagAATTAGTTTTATATCTTCTACACTAAGCCGATGCTCTATATGTATGCTCTATAGATCTATATATATTGTATGAGCTAACACAGAATACTCATCATTTTGTCTTCTGCAGAGTAAAGTTCGCAGCCCCGTAAGTGGGAGTCCCGATGGAATACGAACCCCCTCGTCAGTGCCGCCTCTTCTCACCCCCAGACACAGCTTACAGCAGTTGTGAGTGCACTcacgcagacacacaaactggaGTTTTCTATTCAGCATCTGAGATTTATGTTGTGTACTGTTATTAAGGACTACATAAGACAAAACTAAACTTGAGACTTTGCTCACCTACACAGATATTGACAAGTTTCCCGCAAGGAAGcatcttaattttttttttcattacatctTTTGATTTTCACACATATGCTGACTACGTAGGTCAAATGTGTGGAACTTTTCTTTGTATTCCAGTCATGCACAAACTCACCACTTTATATTCAATTCATAAACTTCTCACGAATTCCCCATTTTCAGTAttactgaagttttttttttttaaggtcaCAAATAGTTTTCATGGTAAACTTTCTGAAGCCCTGAGTAACATGCATGAATCATGTTGGGTGTGTCTGCAGTGATGAGTCTCTTGTGGAGGAGAACAAGACATTTGAGAGTCGGCTCCAGAGTTTGCTGCATGACACCATCCAGGAGTCGGAGAGTAGTATGGAGGTACGGTACATACATGCTCACACTCCCTCACACCAAGCAACATATTTCCCCCTTCATCAGCTCTCACACTCCTCTTGTTCTGATGCCGAACAGCTGCCTGTCATGGTTTATGACCAATTCATTGTTGCTGTCGTAATTATCTGTGATgacagtttgaaaaaaaaaaaaacgtttgtttttgtcttagaTGTTGAGTGAGTGGACTTGGCTACGTGGAGACCAGAATTTCTCCAGCGACCTCTCTTAAACCTGGTTTCATTTTTACATATGGTACTCTACTGCCACCGTGTGGACAGGATGTCGAAGTCCATGGGAGTGTGGTACCAACTGTTCTGACAACGTGAATAGGAGTAAGCTGCTGCCACATATTTTGCTTAATGAGTTTATGGAGTAGATAAACCTACTCACTGCCAATATTTTGAAAACTATATCCAATTCTAACTCTGTTTTGATCAGAGTTTAAAATATTTAGgtaagcatttttatttatttacctatTTGGAAGTTTAAAAGAACCTGGCGTAAAGCTGCGCTATGCAAAGGTCAAGCATTATACACAAAAATTGTTTATAAACTTAAACTGTTTATAAAATCCCAGTCAGAACATTCCTACAGTTGTACAGTATCTGGAGACACTTGCAGACAGCACAGCATTTCAAATTGGCACCTGACAAATTTTATCCTCAAATTAAATAGGAGAGAATTCATGAATGTAAATAATGTGTTACAAGTCTGTAaccataaatatttaaaacccAAGTTTTAAAAGTATATATAGTACATATGTTTCACTATGTTTGGACTTCTATCAAGAAATattaattgtattttaaatCTTATGTATTAcacaaatattatatattattacacaTAAGTAAAAAGTTTTTGTTATGTCCTCAGATATCGCAGCCTTGAGCTGTGTTAAAtacttaaatgtaaatgtgtatccatttttatatatttttcctaGTGCACAATTGTTTTATAGTAAATGTAAGACAATCGGTGACTGGCATTGAAATCTAGAATAACTGTATCCAGAATGACTGTATGAATGCAATGTTTTAGTAAGAGGAACATCTCTACCATTTGGTCAACAGAACCAACAGTCCAGAATCGCTGCAGTAACTTCACCTGTTGCTGAGCTTCAGATTGCCAAGAGTGTTACAGAGGTTGCATATACAAGTtaccttttctgtttcatgtcaagcaaaataaaaaacaccatCTAATTTCTAGTGGTTTACATTCTTTATTCCATTAATTCAGGAAAATCCATTTAAGGTCCTAACTGTTGACTTATTTTCCTATACAAAGCACAGCACAgatgaaataaagtgaaatgtagTGATGAAGGCTTAACAAGGTACAGGACATAAATGAGACGGGACAAAGAAGTGACACACAGCTCCAAACAGCCACCAGCCCTAAAcctaaaaaacagacatttaggCAACTCTGGTTCACAGTTTATAGCTGTGTTACTGAGGTCAGCAGGTGGAATCAGTTACTCCACTCGCTCTGAGAAGGATCATCCactctttgtcttttctgcttAATGTACCTTAGTTATTATTGCATCTGTTTACAGTCACTGTACCTGTCAATGAAAAGTCAAAAACTTCCCTCTACCCATGAAACCATGCAGCAAAACCACAATATACAGAAACAAGCATCTTCTTATATACTTAAAGCCCAGAGTGCAAACACAGGTGTTGCCCAGGATGACCAGGATGACCAGGTGGTCAACTGAGAAGGTGTTTTCAATCATGTTTCATGCTCTATTAAAAGTGCACTCTGTCTGTTCAGACTGGTTTATAAGTGACACTCACATTGGAAACAGGTGTTTTGCATTAATTGCCTGCTGACAAATCAGGTTTTTTTTCTGGGATTGAAGATAATGTAAAGAATGTAAAATTTAATAACCACTAAATTCTTCTTGATTTCTTTTAAATACCGGAGGATTTGAAAACTGCTTGGTCTATCAGGGTTAAGGCCAAAGAATGCTTTtatctgtgcatatgtgtgtaggACTTAAGAGGGAAGATGTGGTTATGTGTCACTGAGTGGATATTTTCAGTGCTGTCACCTCAGGGCTCTTTCTTAATCTCCTGCATTGCTTTCCTCTCAGTCTTATTGTCTGTCCTCCCTCTGAATCGTTACGCTTCCAGCTCGAAACCCATGCCGACTTTGTGTCCACCGCCATTTACATTCTTCCCATCAACCAGAGCTGACAAGGTGAGCTTCACTCCTGCATGGAAGAACACACATCACATAACCCTGCATATGCTCTACAGAAataggtttaaaaaaacaaaacaaagcagtgaCTAACCTGTCCTGAGGGTTTGTGTGTATCCAACTCCAACAAGGCAGGCGTTGTTTACCTTGGCCtgtgaggaaaaaacaaatgatggatGAGACCATGAATGCAGCATTAGGAGAGCTGATGTACAAAAACTGGGATGCACTGACATATCATACAGTATCTATGCTGAGCAGTGTGTCTGTATGGAGTCTTTCATTAGCAACAGTAGCAGTGTGGTTCTAGGATCATATCTTAGCATCTATTGATCAGCTGGCCATAATATTTTGTACAGACGATAGTGGAATGAATGCTGCTTAATGCTTATCCTCAGACTTTTCATTTAGCACCACCAGTAAGTTGACATTTTTTGTGGTTAACACATTCATGCCACTCTCAGAATGGATTGTATTAACTTGGCTAAACACTGCTAAATACCAGTATGTTAACAGTCACTATGCAACAACTAAGCAACATCTCAAGGATCATTCCTTACAGGGTGAGCTTCACAgtgatgttttttaatgtattattttaaatgtggatATTCTGATGTCAGTTCTTACAGACAGGGAGACATCCTTATCCAGCTGATATTTGGCCCCAATTCCAAAGCGTGTGTTGTTGCTTCCAGCTGTCCAGGCCAGGTGGACCGCTGTCTCCAAGTTGCTGTTCACCTTTTGGTAAATAGAGCCACCAAACTCTGTTCCATCATTACTGAAACACAAGAGCAGAACACAGATACAAAAGGTGgaaatcagcagcagcatctaGCTGTTTGAAATTAGTTTCATCCTGGGGAAATGCTTCCTGTCTCATTGCTGTGCTCATTCAGTGTATCACATCCATTTCCTGCCTCTCCTCACGGTGCTGCAGTGACTCACACATTGGTATGAAGCTGGAAGTCACCGGCCTTGTATCCAAGGGCAAAGTTGTTCTGGATCAGTTTAGATTTGGCAGTGTCAAAAGCCAACTGGTAGCCAGCAAGCCAGCCCTCGAAGCCCAGCACAGCAGCTGCATGGATGGTGGGACCAGCCATGTCAAAGTCCAGGTCACAGCCCACATTGACATAGTCACGTTTGTAACCAGTCTTCAATTTGGCACTCTTCTTGCTACAGGAAGAAACCAAGAAGAAAATCATTTAGACAGCAATACTGcattattaatgttaatgaaTGTATTGACTGACTAATCTATTCATATTGGTGTCAATTTACTGAAGACACTGAAAACTACTTAGCATGAATTGGATTGCTCTTACCCAGTGTTGGGCACAAACGATGTGTCCAGACCAAGCTTCAGGCCCTTGGCCAGCTACAGGAGACACAGACTATGAGCTaatgttttatctgaaagtGAGTACATCGatgttttgatcatttttgaATAAGCTAGTAAAATCCTTTCATATTCTCTTGAAATACTTATAATGACTAATATTCTGTTCCACCTGGTCCTCCACTGTGATTTCTGTGGTGAGAGTGTTGTCTGTGTTCCATTTCTGGTTGAAGCTGAGGCCCAGCTCACTCATTTTGTACTTGGTCTCCAGGTGGCCTCCTGACTTCCCCGTGTCTGTGTTGTTGGAGCCAGAGGTGGCAAACTCCTGCAGGACGAAGAGGGATGGAATagtgaagaggaggatggagatggagaaaTGTGAGGGCCACAGTATAGCCCATCTAATAAACTAAGGGCAGAGAGGGTGGGAACACATTCAGCAAAGAAGAGACACAAAGATGGAGAAAGTGAGTGTATGCAGAAATGAGTTGGGAAGGAAAACTGAGAAGATAGGCAGAACTGTGAGGGAGAGTTTGTTTGTGAGTGTATTCGAGGATCAGTGatgttacagctgcagctgttggGGTAATGGTGTCATTTAGATAGACTACTGCTGCAAAGAATCACTTGGCAGAAAGCCTCCACACATcatctgtacacaaacacacaactggTATGACTGGCTTACCCTGCAGTGCACCTGTGTTTAATCattacatatgcacacacactcttaccATCTGACAGCAATGTCCAAAGAAGAGGCagtaaagagagagaagagagaaagttAGGGAGAACAACACAGAATTTACATGCAGCTGTTTATCCTGTCACTGGGAAAATGAAAGGCAGCACTAGAGAAAGtggaaacgtgtgtgtgtttggacacacaagtaaatatgtttacactgcttttttttcaaTGCCATTTCAGTTTTGTGCCATGtaggaaattattattttaccaTGGCAGCAGGTTTATAACAACATGTCTGGAGTTAACTAAACACTGATATAGACTCAGCACTTCTGTCCCATGTTGATACACGTATGAAAGGCAAGAGCAAGGAGCACACGGGGCTGACATGGTGGATTCTGCTGACTCTGTATGTTAGACTGATTACACATCAGGCGGCAAACACACTTTGAGATGAGGTCTGTGAGTCAGCCGTTTGATTTACACCACTGAGTATTGAAATTTAAACACATCTGGCTTACAGAAACAACAGTGGTACTTACAACACCACTCTGGGACTTGGTCTTAATGTCCAGTTTGAGAGCTCCATAGCCTGGAGAAAAAGAACATGACGgaaatttaaaagaaagaaaggaaagggggATGATTTACATCCTTTTTCTGCACAGCATGGCTCTAAAGCAGctgcaacaaaaataaacagcctTGATACAGAGTAAACAAAATGCTTCCTAATAAAAGTCCTGCTTCACCAGGGTTTCATCCAAAACAGTTAAAATATACCATACTGCATGAACGTGTTAAGAGTTTGTGGAGTTACCAAAGCCCTTGTTGAAGATGTCTTTGGCAGCTTTCCCCAAGTCAGAGTATGCAGGAGGGACAGCCATTGTGCCtaagaaaacagacacacactgtaaagtttttacagttttttacaatgtaacacacatacaaatacgCCTCCCACTGCCTTAACCTCACTGGATAGTTGAAGGGACACTCCAGCAATTTATGAATACATTAAGACAAAGCACTCATACATTTTTTGAATAAAACCCATAATAAactcataaataaaaactgtggtTAAATTCTATGTCACAGAGGCCGAAACATCATGATTTTAAATCCCTAGTATGCGTTAAAGTCCAAAGACACCATACCATACACTTCCCATGATGCAATTTGATGCCATCTTATATTAGACCCTTCCTGACACCTCTTACATAATTTTCTGGTGCGTTAcacatattttctgttaaaacaATAGTAACTGAGACCCCACAGGAGGGATTATTATAGATATTATACAAGCATTATTGCAGAAGCATTAGCGCTTTCCATGAGGATGAAACTGATCAGGTGGAGTGTCCCTGTAAATCTACATGCTAGAACATATGCTGCAAATAAATGCAAGCTGATTTCTTCTTGTAAATGTAGTGAACGCTGCACCTTTGTGGAAGCTGAGCAACACAACgcaatgcaaaaatgtaaagtGTTGTATTACTAAGCACTGCAAATAGTGTTTTCAATCAAATATCAAAAAACATCAGTATACCTTTTTGCCTCAGTTAAAAAAACCCTCGCCATCTACAGGGCCCTATTTGGGGACTGGTGATAATCCagcttctctcctccccccttcATCTTCCATGTGAATCCTATTGATTGCCTGGCTGCAGTCCATTAGCACGCAGCAGAGGTTGTTAAATTAACGGGGCTGTTTTTCTAGGAATCAGGGACTAGAAAAGTGCAATAGCAAATATTTTTGAAGATGAAAGAGCCATCCAACTGAGATATTTTGCTGCAAGAGAATACTGTACTTCAACATTAAGAGCATCCATATTGTGCTGTGCTTGTGAAGAGAAAGCATTGTATTATATATCATTTATAGTGTAGAACCAGCACTGCGCCTAGTAGACTCCCAGCTGACCTCAACACCTATAggctgtaaaaatatacaatattgtGCAATATTGTCagatttttccatttaaatatatttttattgtttttaatttttctattcTGCTCCTACTTTTTATCTTGTGTCTTACTTGCTGCTGTGATTGTGTTAATTTACCTGCTGTGGGACAAAGGGTCTTCTTATCTTCTTCTTATAGAAATGCTATACAAGCCAATACAATAGAGCTAACCTAAGCAGTAGCAGGTTAGTCAGCAGCTACAGTACAAGTCCTGCACATTACTGCATTGCACCCCAGTGCTTCAGACAGTCATCAGGGTCCTCTGGGTCAGTGTGTGCGTGAAGACACTCTTGATAAGGTGACTGCATTCACTTGCAATCTAAacttgtttaatgttttactaCTGGGTTGCTTCCTTTCCTGtgcttttgttctgcagcttcCTGCTCTTGCTAATCTCACATCTTTTCTGCAGGAGATGGAAACAAGACTTAGCTTAGGGATATGCAACTTTTTATCATGCAATACATAAATTCCTGAtcctgtttaatatttttatggaATGCAGAATCGAAATAGACAAAAGGTAAAGATGAAATCTGCTCAAACCCCgaacacacagtcacagccaGCGTGCACTCCAGGGACCCTGATGAGTCATCATCTGTCTATCTACCCACATAGACACACTCACCATGTCCCTTGGGTGCGTGGTGCTGACATGTCATACAGTGGTCTTTGTTCTCTGCCTGCTTGCATTTTCCTGTCTTGTCCTGCTGCACCACATTCCCCAGTCCTTTCTCTGCCATGTCTCTTCAGATGAGAGAAGTACACAGAGGAACAACAGAAAAGACGTCCCGCACTGTTTTGTATTACTGCATATGAGGAATGGGAGTGGCTGTCAAAACTTGCCACTGTCTGTAGCATGCAGTCAGAGGTTTCCTTTTTATGCAGAGAACTAACTATtgcattacattttacagtatgtgcattGGCCAGCTGATGATGGATGTATTTACAGCATCTAAACACGACAAGGCCTGTGTTCTTCCCTTGCATGGCATTGGCAGATGGCATTTTTGTCAGACAATGAATACTGATTAGCTGCATGAAGGGCACAAAAAAATGATTAGATGAACTATAGACGCTTCTGTTCCCCCgatataaaaacacagaacacagcagATCATGCAGATAAGTGTCGGTCAACACGTACTACATCAGCAGCATGTTACAGTGACTGATGCAACTTGATGTCACAGCATTATTCACCTGCAGCATGACACTTACACAGGGAACATCAACTAACTCCTGTATTTAGAGCAGTCAGTTCAAATCATAACTAGTTctaagttttaaaaattattactaAATAACAAACAGAGTTGAACTAAGGAGCCTCACGTGTGCATTTATATGTTGCTAAACTCAGATGTGACATCACTTGTTCCCAACTAAGACAAttcaaacaaagtgaaaaaaacaaaacaggaaatgaaaagactAAATGTTATCCAACTATGGAGAAAAATCTAATGTTCTTGTAGAATCCCATCTCTTTTACTAAGAAGTTTATCAAGGAAATAGGTTTTGATGATCTTTAATTCTCCATgttccacacagaaacacctgcCTGTAAGTGACAATGTGGGGAACTGCAGTGCTGCTCTGCATGTCTCAAACACTAAGCAACTGTGTGCCAGCTGAGCTGCATTTTACCTGCACTGCCTTTGTCATTTCACCCAGAAGACACTCCTTGTTGACTCTGTCTCCTTCTCATGTCCTTCACCAGAAGGTCCATTTTGACCCTGTCCCTCCTAGCCTTCATCCCTCAGTCTCAGCACTTGGTTTTATATTTAGCTCAGGTGAACCTGACACTAGAACACATGTGACTGGGTTTCAACATGTGTCCATGTCCAGGGTTAGGCTATTGAGACTCCAGTGAAATGTATTTGTCTGTACTGTGGCTCTACAGAAAGATACTTCTGTCAGTCATTATAACACTTTCATTGGCTGCAGTCAGAAGACAGCACTGACTGAGCTCAAAGGTCATAATGACGCCCATAAACAGGAGAaccaaaaggaaaacaacaaccaaaaaacaacaaaatggtGTCTGTCAGCTGTCTATACTTATTATTACTGAGTCTATTGAAAATGATCAAAGAAACCTGATGTACCAATAGTTGTATCAAACTTAAAGAAGTTTTCAGATTCCATTTATGTAAACTGGAGAAAATCAGCCACTTGAAGTCAAAGTGTTTCagcatttattttgacattaatCCCATAATTACAAACAGGAATAATTTAGCAACTAAATGTGAAATTACTAATAATTGAGCACTTGCTAATGAAATGATACAAAACAAACgaacaaaaaaatgtgtataattGTATGAACAGGCAGTTAGACAATACAGACCAAACCTTCAGATAACAGGATAccatgaagtgtgtgtgtgtgtgtgtgtgtgataaggTCAAGTGCAGTAAGGTTACACCAAGTCAATTTATATCTTGAATGTAAATTGATGCATTTGCTTCATAGTAT
This genomic window contains:
- the ikbkb gene encoding inhibitor of nuclear factor kappa-B kinase subunit beta, which gives rise to MNRVPLQQPQTCGSWELKERLGTGGFGNVTKWQNKDTEEQIAIKQCRQELSDRNKERWCLEIQIMKRLDHVNVVAAREVPEGMQKLMAINDLPLLAMEYCQGGDLRKYLNLLENCCGMREGSVLILLRDISSALTYLHNKRIIHRDLKPENIVLQQGEKRLIHKIIDLGYAKELDQSSLCISFVGTLQYLAPELIERQKYTVTVDYWSFGTLVFECITGFRPFLPTWQPVPWHNKLRLKQDDDIVVYEDLSGEVRFSKHLPQPNNLNSLLLEKLERWLKLMLKWSPQERGKDCSVTPSDCFSQLQLILQLKLVHVLNMMSAKILTYSVSDGETVADLQLRIEKDTNIPAANQELLLEAGLALEPNGLATQCAIDYTEIDGRRTDLPLVFLFDRSSCSYEPQFAPRVLPENIRFVQNDPKHLLPYSPLRRTCGQAWHTIRSLKEDWQRLQQGQKAAIMSLLRHNSSLSKQKNEMVSMHQRLVAKLDFFTTSLHIDMDKYQEQTSTGIASEKLLGVWREMEQTAVSCGQAKVSELEEEMMQLQQDIVDVQRQPWRSGEALDTLEGKAMELFRKLREKPRDQRCSGDSQEVVRLVVQAVQFYERKLRDFYTHLSKTAVCRQRVMELLPKVEGVVQRMAESEQVLMSLQEKRQRELWNLLKVACSKVRSPVSGSPDGIRTPSSVPPLLTPRHSLQQFDESLVEENKTFESRLQSLLHDTIQESESSMEMLSEWTWLRGDQNFSSDLS
- the vdac3 gene encoding voltage-dependent anion-selective channel protein 3 isoform X2, which gives rise to MAVPPAYSDLGKAAKDIFNKGFGYGALKLDIKTKSQSGVEFATSGSNNTDTGKSGGHLETKYKMSELGLSFNQKWNTDNTLTTEITVEDQLAKGLKLGLDTSFVPNTGKKSAKLKTGYKRDYVNVGCDLDFDMAGPTIHAAAVLGFEGWLAGYQLAFDTAKSKLIQNNFALGYKAGDFQLHTNVNDGTEFGGSIYQKVNSNLETAVHLAWTAGSNNTRFGIGAKYQLDKDVSLSAKVNNACLVGVGYTQTLRTGVKLTLSALVDGKNVNGGGHKVGMGFELEA
- the vdac3 gene encoding voltage-dependent anion-selective channel protein 3 isoform X1, whose translation is MAEKGLGNVVQQDKTGKCKQAENKDHCMTCQHHAPKGHGTMAVPPAYSDLGKAAKDIFNKGFGYGALKLDIKTKSQSGVEFATSGSNNTDTGKSGGHLETKYKMSELGLSFNQKWNTDNTLTTEITVEDQLAKGLKLGLDTSFVPNTGKKSAKLKTGYKRDYVNVGCDLDFDMAGPTIHAAAVLGFEGWLAGYQLAFDTAKSKLIQNNFALGYKAGDFQLHTNVNDGTEFGGSIYQKVNSNLETAVHLAWTAGSNNTRFGIGAKYQLDKDVSLSAKVNNACLVGVGYTQTLRTGVKLTLSALVDGKNVNGGGHKVGMGFELEA